One Actinoplanes missouriensis 431 DNA segment encodes these proteins:
- a CDS encoding methionine ABC transporter ATP-binding protein produces MIEISGLRKTYRSRKRSVSAVDGVDLTVGEGEVYGVLGRSGAGKSTLLRCVNMLERPDAGTVSVDGVDLTRLSGKRLRVARHGIGMIHQHFALLSSRTVAGNVAFALEVTGTPRSQRAARVAELLDLVGLSDRADAYPSQLSGGQKQRVGIARALAARPKVLLSDEATSALDPETTESILRLLLDLNRRLGLTILLITHEMTVVKRICTSAAVMRDGRFVESGRVADLLRSDSELARDLFPIDAPTSVPGATVVDVTVSGEDADRPLLADLARRFDTDVRILGGHVETLATTRAGRWRLALDGDDNEAALDFLRKSGAQVGVHA; encoded by the coding sequence GTGATAGAAATCAGCGGTCTTCGCAAGACGTACCGCTCACGCAAGCGTTCCGTGTCCGCCGTCGACGGTGTCGACCTGACCGTCGGCGAGGGCGAGGTCTACGGCGTTCTCGGCCGCAGCGGCGCCGGCAAGAGCACGCTGCTGCGCTGCGTCAACATGCTGGAGCGCCCGGACGCCGGCACGGTCTCCGTCGACGGCGTCGACCTGACCCGGCTCAGCGGCAAGCGGCTGCGGGTCGCCCGGCACGGCATCGGGATGATCCACCAGCACTTCGCGCTGCTGTCGTCGCGGACCGTGGCGGGCAACGTCGCGTTCGCCCTCGAGGTCACCGGCACGCCGCGGTCACAGCGCGCGGCGCGGGTCGCGGAACTGCTCGACCTCGTCGGGCTCTCCGACCGCGCGGACGCGTACCCGTCCCAGCTCTCCGGCGGGCAGAAGCAGCGCGTCGGCATCGCCCGTGCGCTCGCCGCCCGGCCCAAGGTGCTGCTCTCCGACGAGGCGACCTCCGCGCTCGACCCGGAGACCACCGAGTCGATCCTGCGCCTGCTGCTCGATCTGAACCGCCGGCTCGGGCTGACCATCCTGCTGATCACCCACGAGATGACGGTCGTGAAGCGGATCTGCACGTCGGCCGCGGTGATGCGCGACGGCCGGTTCGTCGAGTCCGGGCGGGTCGCCGACCTGCTGCGCAGCGACTCCGAGCTGGCCCGTGACCTGTTCCCGATCGACGCGCCGACGTCGGTGCCCGGCGCGACGGTCGTCGACGTGACGGTGAGCGGCGAGGACGCGGACCGGCCGCTGCTGGCCGACCTGGCCCGCCGCTTCGACACCGACGTGCGGATCCTCGGCGGGCACGTCGAGACGCTCGCCACCACCCGCGCCGGCCGGTGGCGTCTCGCGCTCGACGGCGACGACAACGAGGCCGCCCTGGACTTCCTGCGTAAATCCGGCGCCCAGGTGGGAGTGCACGCGTGA
- a CDS encoding response regulator, which yields MADLIRVLIADDDPLVRVGLSLVLGAGSDLRVVGEAGDGAEAVEAARRLRPDVVLMDIRMPRMDGLAATAELRRDGPEPAIVVLTTFDTDEHLLGALRLGANGFLLKDIAPTEILKSVRKAAAGESILAPAVVPRLIQHAVGRGTSTGGADPLAVLTPREREVAEAVATGASNADISRDLHMSVPTVKAYVSRLLEKLRCANRVQVAILVHEARQR from the coding sequence GTGGCCGACCTGATCCGTGTGCTGATCGCCGACGACGACCCGCTCGTGCGCGTCGGGCTCTCCCTGGTGCTGGGCGCCGGGTCCGACCTGCGGGTGGTGGGTGAGGCCGGTGACGGCGCCGAGGCGGTCGAGGCGGCCCGGCGCCTGCGGCCGGACGTGGTGCTGATGGACATCCGGATGCCCCGGATGGACGGTCTCGCCGCGACGGCCGAGCTGCGCCGCGACGGGCCGGAGCCGGCGATCGTCGTGCTGACCACGTTCGACACCGACGAGCACCTCCTCGGCGCGCTGCGGCTCGGGGCGAACGGGTTCCTGCTCAAGGACATCGCGCCCACCGAGATCCTGAAGTCGGTCCGGAAAGCGGCGGCGGGCGAGTCGATCCTCGCGCCGGCCGTGGTGCCGCGGCTGATCCAGCACGCCGTCGGCCGGGGCACGTCCACCGGCGGCGCCGATCCGCTGGCGGTGCTGACCCCGCGCGAGCGCGAGGTCGCCGAGGCCGTCGCCACCGGGGCGTCGAACGCCGACATCAGCCGTGACCTGCACATGAGCGTCCCCACCGTGAAGGCATATGTCTCCCGGCTGCTGGAGAAACTGCGCTGCGCCAACCGGGTGCAGGTGGCGATCCTGGTGCACGAGGCCCGGCAAAGGTGA
- a CDS encoding sensor histidine kinase gives MTQHRQRQPERPWLRDRLLDVAAIVISCFCALVLAGEAESAGRLSADQTFFSVVAGCAASLTLWWRRTHPVAMMILLAPVGAFTDAAAYTGVALLYTLVVQRRTRAVAVMVALSLVTAGVYSWRRPDPELPLAGELMITGGFIVVTIAVAVAVRFRHDLIESLRQRADQAESHARLRAERLRALERERIAREMHDALAHRISMVSLHAGALQIRPDLTRDEVAKAAATIRDSAHHALEDLREILGVLRAGGGEGDPRSEPGLRPQPDLGHLGDLIAEATGAGVDVRAENHLNGTPVAPSLGRTVYRLVQEGLTNAGKHASGAPVRLLLERTGEGELHVLVSNAVTGATSRVPGSHAGLLGLAERVELVGGRLRHGIRADPDLGNVFDLEAWLPWPT, from the coding sequence GTGACGCAGCACCGGCAACGGCAGCCGGAGAGGCCCTGGCTGCGGGATCGCCTGCTCGACGTCGCCGCGATCGTGATCTCCTGCTTCTGCGCCCTGGTCCTGGCCGGCGAGGCCGAGTCGGCCGGCCGGCTCAGCGCCGACCAGACGTTCTTCTCGGTCGTCGCGGGCTGCGCCGCGTCGCTCACCCTCTGGTGGCGCCGCACCCACCCGGTCGCCATGATGATCCTGCTGGCGCCGGTCGGCGCGTTCACCGACGCCGCGGCCTACACCGGGGTGGCCCTGCTCTACACGCTCGTGGTCCAGCGCCGGACCCGCGCGGTCGCGGTGATGGTGGCGCTGAGCCTGGTCACCGCGGGGGTGTACTCGTGGCGCCGCCCGGACCCGGAGCTCCCGCTGGCCGGCGAACTCATGATCACGGGCGGCTTCATCGTGGTGACGATCGCCGTCGCCGTGGCGGTGCGCTTCCGGCACGACCTGATCGAGTCGCTGCGCCAGCGCGCCGACCAGGCCGAGTCGCACGCCCGGCTGCGCGCCGAGCGGCTGCGGGCGCTGGAGCGGGAGCGGATCGCCCGCGAGATGCACGACGCGCTGGCCCACCGCATCTCGATGGTGAGCCTGCATGCCGGCGCCCTCCAGATCCGTCCCGACCTCACCCGCGACGAGGTGGCGAAAGCGGCGGCGACGATCCGGGACAGTGCCCATCACGCGCTGGAGGACCTGCGCGAGATCCTCGGCGTGCTGCGGGCCGGCGGTGGCGAGGGCGATCCGCGCTCCGAGCCCGGCCTGCGCCCCCAGCCCGATCTGGGCCACCTCGGCGACCTGATCGCCGAGGCGACGGGCGCGGGGGTGGACGTGCGCGCGGAGAACCACCTGAACGGGACGCCGGTGGCGCCGTCGCTGGGCCGCACGGTGTACCGGCTCGTCCAGGAAGGGCTCACCAACGCCGGCAAGCACGCGTCCGGCGCCCCGGTCCGGCTGCTGCTGGAGCGCACCGGCGAGGGCGAGCTGCACGTGCTGGTCTCCAACGCGGTCACCGGCGCCACGAGCCGGGTCCCCGGGTCGCACGCCGGTCTGCTCGGCCTCGCCGAGCGCGTCGAGCTGGTCGGCGGCCGGCTGCGGCACGGCATTCGCGCCGACCCGGACCTCGGGAATGTCTTCGATCTGGAAGCCTGGCTGCCGTGGCCGACCTGA
- a CDS encoding YqeB family protein, producing the protein MTSEPTVLALSRTDRVLILCGPAVLGLLLALILPPVARWLAGFGGPVPFGFVVRAAAGVGGGWQLAVQAAIFMTVGALASAAILHRVTRITVADDEVELRTAGDRRTFARLDIGALYPERDLLILLDRDSRHLFHGEPGASRDRLGEAFRRHGYPWHDEDPFGELYHRWLPDSGVLPAEVAAVLSAREVALRKKAAKEAAELRAIVENLGYTVRDDGDKQFWRPLVRS; encoded by the coding sequence GTGACCAGCGAACCGACAGTCCTCGCCCTCTCCCGGACCGACCGGGTGCTGATCCTGTGCGGCCCGGCGGTGCTCGGCCTGCTCCTCGCGCTGATCCTGCCGCCGGTCGCGCGCTGGCTCGCCGGCTTCGGCGGCCCGGTGCCGTTCGGCTTCGTCGTCAGGGCTGCCGCGGGCGTCGGCGGTGGGTGGCAGCTGGCCGTGCAGGCGGCGATCTTCATGACCGTCGGCGCGCTGGCGAGCGCCGCGATCCTGCACCGGGTCACCCGGATCACGGTCGCCGACGACGAGGTGGAGCTGCGCACCGCGGGCGATCGGCGGACCTTCGCCCGGCTCGACATCGGCGCGCTCTACCCGGAGCGCGACCTGCTGATCCTGCTCGACCGCGACTCGCGGCACCTCTTCCACGGCGAGCCCGGCGCGAGCCGCGACAGGCTGGGTGAGGCGTTCCGCCGGCACGGCTATCCGTGGCACGACGAGGATCCGTTCGGCGAGCTCTACCACCGCTGGCTGCCGGACTCCGGCGTGCTGCCGGCCGAGGTGGCCGCCGTGCTGTCGGCCCGCGAGGTGGCCCTGCGGAAGAAGGCGGCGAAGGAGGCCGCCGAGCTGCGCGCCATCGTGGAGAACCTGGGGTACACCGTGCGCGACGACGGCGACAAGCAGTTCTGGCGTCCCCTGGTCCGATCGTGA
- a CDS encoding PucR family transcriptional regulator — protein MKEPLRDVRSYRLPEEVVVPLLNGLPEVAVQTIAAITMEVPAYAEAFAGELGHKIERAVQAALGTFFKLVSRPGGDPGTPLQAALDGAYALGRGEARSGRSLDALLAAYRVGARVSWRELAAISVGTGQPAAIIADFAELVFAYIDELSAASVAGHADELAASGRIRLRHLQELAQMLVAGEPPHVVQAAAEQAEWTPPQTLTAIILPERAARWVIDLLDPRTLHLVDAVPELPGMTVLLVPDPQGTSRPLLFRLLTGHSATIGPARPWMEAKSSVDRVIRVHELCRPGGGGVVDTEDHLASVVVTADPSALADLRARALAPLAGERGASGAKLVETLRSWLLHHGRREDVAADLFVHPQTVRYRMARLRELYGERLKDPEWVLALTIALAVPES, from the coding sequence GTGAAGGAGCCGCTGCGCGACGTGCGGTCGTACCGCCTTCCCGAAGAGGTCGTCGTCCCGCTGCTGAACGGGCTGCCCGAGGTGGCGGTGCAGACCATCGCGGCCATCACGATGGAGGTCCCGGCGTACGCCGAGGCGTTCGCCGGCGAGCTGGGGCACAAGATCGAGCGGGCCGTGCAGGCCGCGCTCGGGACCTTCTTCAAGCTGGTGTCCCGTCCGGGCGGTGATCCGGGCACCCCGCTGCAGGCGGCGCTCGACGGGGCGTACGCGCTGGGCCGGGGCGAGGCGCGCTCCGGCCGCAGCCTGGACGCGCTTCTCGCGGCGTACCGGGTGGGCGCCCGGGTGTCCTGGCGGGAGCTGGCCGCGATAAGCGTCGGCACCGGGCAGCCGGCCGCCATCATCGCCGACTTCGCCGAGCTGGTCTTCGCCTACATCGACGAGCTCTCCGCGGCGAGCGTGGCCGGGCACGCCGACGAGCTCGCCGCCTCCGGCCGGATCCGGCTGCGGCACCTGCAGGAGCTGGCCCAGATGCTTGTCGCCGGGGAGCCGCCGCACGTGGTGCAGGCCGCGGCCGAGCAGGCCGAGTGGACGCCGCCGCAGACGCTCACCGCGATCATCCTGCCGGAACGCGCGGCGCGCTGGGTGATCGACCTGCTGGATCCGCGGACGCTGCACCTCGTCGACGCCGTGCCGGAGCTGCCGGGAATGACCGTGCTGCTGGTCCCCGACCCGCAGGGCACCTCCCGCCCGCTGCTGTTCCGGCTGCTGACCGGGCACAGCGCGACGATCGGACCGGCCCGGCCGTGGATGGAGGCGAAGAGCTCGGTGGACCGGGTGATCCGGGTCCACGAGCTGTGCCGGCCGGGCGGCGGCGGTGTGGTCGACACCGAGGACCACCTGGCCAGCGTGGTGGTGACCGCCGATCCGAGCGCGCTCGCCGACCTGCGGGCCCGGGCGCTCGCGCCGCTGGCCGGTGAGCGCGGCGCGAGCGGCGCGAAACTGGTCGAGACGCTGCGCAGCTGGCTGCTGCACCACGGCCGGCGGGAGGACGTGGCGGCGGATCTGTTCGTGCACCCGCAGACGGTCCGGTACCGGATGGCCCGGCTGCGCGAGCTCTACGGCGAGCGGCTGAAGGACCCGGAGTGGGTACTGGCGCTCACGATCGCTCTGGCCGTGCCCGAGTCCTAA